From one Streptomyces sp. N50 genomic stretch:
- a CDS encoding VOC family protein, with protein sequence MAITGLGHTGFWVDDLETMRDFYTRVMGLTVTDEDTELGIVFFSSRPDEEHHEFVLQRGRTAPPGSKLTHQVSWRVDSLETIIDFHHRFRAEGIDVQQEVTHGNAIGIYFFDPEGNRNEVYLRIDRDVRQPFRKTIDLDQDPAAVLAEAERLLADGGAAYQPVQ encoded by the coding sequence ATGGCTATCACCGGCCTGGGACACACCGGTTTCTGGGTGGACGACCTGGAGACGATGCGTGACTTCTACACCCGCGTCATGGGGCTGACCGTGACCGACGAGGACACGGAACTCGGCATCGTGTTCTTCTCCTCGCGGCCCGACGAGGAGCACCACGAGTTCGTGCTCCAGCGGGGCCGGACGGCACCGCCCGGGTCCAAGCTGACCCACCAGGTGTCATGGCGGGTCGACTCACTGGAGACGATCATCGACTTCCACCACCGGTTCCGTGCCGAAGGCATCGACGTGCAGCAGGAGGTCACGCACGGAAACGCCATCGGCATCTACTTCTTCGATCCCGAGGGCAACCGCAACGAGGTCTATCTGCGCATCGACCGCGACGTGCGTCAGCCGTTCCGCAAGACCATCGATCTCGACCAGGATCCCGCCGCCGTGCTCGCCGAAGCCGAGCGCCTTCTCGCCGACGGTGGCGCCGCCTACCAGCCGGTTCAATGA
- a CDS encoding fumarylacetoacetate hydrolase family protein produces the protein MKLSTVRLPSPDSDVLLTAAARHDGDELVLLPYQDVGALLASGEDWHHRAAAADGKRMPLEGASFAPVVPHPNKIVCLGLNYATHIKEMGRPTPTHPTLFAKYDGSLVGAHDDVHMPSVSDDLDWEAELGVVIGRRARRVTRDDALAHVGGYTVVNDVTVRDWQHRTREFLSGKTFEATTPVGPALVTPDELPPGASGLTVGCTVDGHTMQKSNTSDLLFDVAAIIAYISTIITLVPGDLIATGTPGGVGAGRDPKVFLRPGQQLVTFVEGVGELRNSVVKDRL, from the coding sequence ATGAAACTGAGTACGGTCCGTCTGCCCTCTCCCGATTCCGACGTGCTGCTTACTGCCGCTGCCCGCCATGACGGCGACGAACTGGTCCTGCTGCCGTACCAGGACGTCGGAGCCCTGCTGGCGAGCGGAGAGGACTGGCACCACCGCGCCGCGGCGGCCGACGGCAAGCGGATGCCACTGGAGGGGGCATCCTTCGCTCCCGTCGTCCCGCATCCCAACAAGATCGTGTGCCTGGGCCTGAACTACGCCACGCACATCAAGGAGATGGGCCGCCCCACCCCGACGCACCCCACGCTCTTCGCCAAGTACGACGGGTCGTTGGTGGGTGCCCATGACGATGTCCACATGCCGTCCGTCAGCGACGACCTCGACTGGGAGGCGGAGCTCGGTGTCGTCATCGGACGGCGCGCCCGGCGGGTGACCCGAGACGATGCGCTCGCCCACGTGGGCGGCTACACCGTCGTCAACGACGTGACCGTACGGGATTGGCAGCATCGCACCCGGGAGTTCCTCTCCGGGAAGACGTTCGAGGCGACGACCCCGGTCGGTCCCGCGCTCGTGACTCCGGACGAACTCCCCCCGGGCGCATCGGGGTTGACCGTCGGATGCACTGTGGACGGCCACACCATGCAGAAGTCCAACACGTCCGACCTGCTCTTCGACGTCGCCGCGATCATCGCCTACATCAGCACCATCATCACGCTCGTGCCCGGCGACCTGATAGCCACCGGCACACCGGGCGGAGTGGGAGCAGGACGCGACCCCAAGGTCTTCCTGCGCCCCGGGCAGCAGCTGGTCACGTTCGTCGAGGGTGTGGGCGAGCTGCGCAACAGCGTCGTCAAGGACCGGTTGTGA
- a CDS encoding FAD-dependent monooxygenase → MTVASSGRRGLRDPGAQPQVLVVGAGPTGLTAAHLLGSAGVRVLLVERNADVGDDATATSLDAECLRMLRRAGVDEAIHLERVLLAELVRLPTVDTRFGTRVFSLRQYTDRVRAWLGPTLGGEAATALDVPYVLGCDGIRSTVRELLGIPMQGHSFPDVRLVVDTLDDPGDQLYAMRHEDPRHPAVVVPGSGGRCRYEFRLPHGECAPGSSPPFALVRELLRPYREITVAQVDRVVASGSYALLADRLREGRCFLLGDAAHLMPSFADHGLGSGLRDAANLCWKLAEVLTGRGGDALLDTYDAERRPYLRAAVERSVPLGGIVTTTGTARARLRDLCVRTALRTSWGRRCFGNAHHHPDAPVRTGAFVPPLRDRTDPLVGAELPEAQVLHGTARRIARLDDVLGPGWSLLGAGVSEDDWATVGKAGLPADRRAHMAVDDRAPSDHPGRIGIAAADGRADALFAGFTEHFVLVRPDRLVAAVFDAADAERVALHLERFAAPALPHLVEKPATSTAAQTLAAATSPLSGELS, encoded by the coding sequence ATGACCGTGGCGTCCTCGGGACGCCGCGGGCTCCGGGATCCCGGTGCGCAGCCGCAGGTCCTCGTCGTCGGGGCCGGTCCCACCGGACTCACCGCGGCGCACCTTCTCGGTTCGGCCGGTGTCCGCGTCCTGCTCGTCGAGCGGAACGCGGACGTCGGCGACGACGCCACGGCGACCAGCCTCGACGCCGAGTGCCTGCGCATGTTGCGGCGCGCCGGCGTGGACGAGGCGATCCACCTGGAACGCGTGCTCCTCGCCGAACTGGTGCGGCTTCCCACCGTCGATACCCGTTTCGGTACCCGCGTGTTCTCCCTGCGGCAGTACACCGACCGTGTCCGCGCCTGGCTCGGACCGACCCTCGGCGGGGAAGCCGCGACGGCCCTCGACGTGCCGTACGTCCTGGGCTGCGACGGTATCCGGAGCACGGTGCGTGAGCTTCTGGGCATCCCCATGCAGGGCCACAGCTTTCCCGATGTCCGGCTGGTGGTCGACACGCTCGACGACCCCGGCGACCAGCTCTACGCCATGCGTCACGAAGACCCGCGCCACCCCGCCGTCGTGGTACCGGGCAGCGGCGGCCGGTGCCGGTACGAGTTCCGGCTGCCGCACGGAGAATGCGCTCCCGGGTCGTCTCCGCCCTTCGCTCTGGTGCGTGAACTGCTGCGCCCCTACCGCGAGATCACGGTCGCCCAAGTCGATCGCGTCGTGGCTTCCGGTTCTTACGCACTGCTCGCAGACCGGCTGCGGGAAGGACGCTGCTTCCTGCTCGGCGACGCCGCGCACCTGATGCCGTCCTTCGCCGACCATGGACTCGGTTCCGGCCTGCGGGACGCCGCCAACCTGTGCTGGAAGCTGGCCGAGGTGCTGACAGGGCGTGGCGGAGACGCGCTGCTGGACACCTACGACGCGGAACGCAGGCCGTACCTGCGGGCCGCGGTCGAGCGCTCCGTCCCGCTCGGGGGCATCGTGACGACCACCGGCACGGCACGCGCCCGCTTGCGCGACCTGTGCGTGCGTACGGCCTTACGAACCTCTTGGGGGCGACGCTGCTTCGGGAACGCGCACCACCACCCGGACGCACCCGTCCGGACCGGCGCTTTCGTCCCACCCCTACGCGATCGCACCGATCCACTGGTGGGTGCAGAACTCCCCGAGGCTCAGGTTCTGCACGGCACCGCACGCCGGATCGCTCGGCTCGACGATGTCCTCGGCCCCGGCTGGAGCCTGCTCGGAGCAGGTGTCTCGGAGGACGACTGGGCAACCGTCGGGAAAGCGGGGCTGCCGGCGGATCGCCGCGCGCACATGGCCGTCGACGACCGTGCGCCGAGCGACCATCCCGGGCGCATCGGAATCGCAGCCGCGGACGGCCGCGCCGACGCCCTGTTCGCCGGGTTCACCGAACACTTCGTCCTGGTCCGGCCGGACCGGCTGGTGGCCGCGGTCTTCGACGCCGCCGACGCCGAACGCGTTGCCCTCCACCTGGAACGCTTCGCCGCTCCAGCCCTCCCCCATCTCGTTGAAAAGCCTGCGACTTCGACAGCGGCACAGACCCTCGCCGCCGCTACATCCCCTCTCTCAGGAGAACTGTCATGA
- a CDS encoding IclR family transcriptional regulator — protein MSGSASPSYRERNSTADRALDILMMFDDTHLVISGSAVAERMGVARSTAYRYLQSLVSSRFLEEAPGGGFRLGLRVLQIGRLARRSYELSDIAVPAMTELSKDVSETVLLTRRSGELVVCVDRAEAATRAVRISYERGSTLPLNAGASALVLLAWIPQDEARRLLEAAELRRFTPATLTDVDTLMDRLGHIRRAGYSVTRGEFDPDVTGVAAPIRDAEQRVVAAVSVAALASRVFPEAEAELAQKVLATARRITDRLTVVGG, from the coding sequence ATGTCAGGATCAGCGTCCCCCAGCTATCGCGAACGCAACTCCACGGCCGACCGGGCCCTGGACATCCTGATGATGTTCGACGACACCCACCTCGTCATCTCCGGCAGCGCCGTCGCCGAGCGCATGGGGGTCGCCCGTTCGACCGCCTACCGATACCTGCAGTCCCTGGTGAGCAGCAGATTCCTGGAGGAGGCGCCCGGTGGCGGCTTCCGGCTCGGCCTGCGTGTCCTGCAGATCGGTCGGCTGGCACGGCGCAGCTACGAACTCTCCGACATCGCCGTTCCGGCGATGACCGAACTGTCGAAGGACGTGTCCGAGACGGTGCTGTTGACCCGTCGCTCCGGGGAATTGGTCGTCTGCGTCGACCGTGCGGAGGCCGCCACCCGGGCAGTACGCATCTCCTACGAGCGTGGCAGCACGCTCCCGCTCAACGCCGGCGCCTCCGCGCTCGTCCTGCTGGCCTGGATCCCGCAGGACGAGGCGCGCCGACTGCTGGAGGCAGCCGAGTTGAGGCGATTCACACCGGCCACGCTGACCGACGTGGACACCCTCATGGACCGGCTCGGGCACATCCGTCGCGCCGGGTATTCCGTCACCCGCGGTGAGTTCGACCCCGATGTGACGGGCGTGGCGGCGCCGATCCGCGACGCCGAGCAGAGGGTGGTCGCCGCCGTGAGCGTCGCCGCGCTCGCCTCCAGGGTGTTTCCCGAAGCGGAGGCGGAACTGGCTCAGAAGGTGCTGGCCACAGCCCGGAGAATCACTGACCGCCTGACCGTCGTCGGAGGGTGA